One genomic segment of Helianthus annuus cultivar XRQ/B chromosome 14, HanXRQr2.0-SUNRISE, whole genome shotgun sequence includes these proteins:
- the LOC110888961 gene encoding uncharacterized protein LOC110888961, which produces MSMFKAPAKVVEKLESMMKRFLWAGNKDVKKMHWVSRDRVALPKKLRGLGLCKLKFINVSLLSKWIWRYKAEETSLWKSVIGVIHGPGRKWSFLPLSSAVSGVWRNIVKMEEGIVIKGKS; this is translated from the coding sequence ATGTCCATGTTCAAGGCTCCTGCTAAAGTGGTGGAAAAATTAGAGTCTATGATGAAAAGGTTCCTTTGGGCAGGAAACAAAGATGTGAAGAAGATGCATTGGGTGTCACGGGACCGGGTGGCGTTACCGAAAAAATTAAGGGGGCTGGGTTTATGTAAATTAAAATTTATTAATGTTTCTCTTTTGTCTAAATGGATATGGAGGTACAAGGCAGAAGAAACCAGTTTGTGGAAGTCGGTTATCGGGGTAATCCACGGACCTGGTAGGAAGTGGTCGTTTCTGCCATTAAGCTCCGCTGTTTCTGGAGTCTGGAGGAACATTGTGAAAATGGAGGAAGGGATAGTCATCAAAGGGAAAAGTTAA